The Desulfurobacterium indicum genome contains a region encoding:
- a CDS encoding amino acid permease, with amino-acid sequence MSESIRRFNTFTGVFVPTLLSIFGVILFLRTGWVIGNTGLIEGIILITLAMSISFVTGLSLSSISTNKEVGVGGVYYIISRSLGLDVGGTIGIPLYISQAISVAFYLIGFAESLRGIFPNIPITIVATAVLILFTVIAYIGADFVMKLQIGIFLALIAGILSFIFNPHFSLISQNLAPHYIKGQNFWTVFAVFFPAVTGVTAGIAMSGELKNPKRAIPIGIISALLVSYVTYIFIAYKLACTAPYTVLQKDTLVMVHNSIFPFLVYIGIWMATLSSALTFIVGAPRTLQALAFDGVVPSFFAATLGSKKEEPRAGIIITYIIAQGILFLGSLNLVASIITMFFLITYAVTNLAAALYGLLKPPTYRPSFKVPWYISAYGVAGSYIVMFLINAGATAVATILLLLLYGFLRRKQYKQAWGDIKTGILISIAKFALLKVNEKEQDPKEWRPNVLVFSGRPKERPYLVDFARFLSFNDGLISLVNIIFSSEGENIETKRQEETKILADFIKENKLDFFPKVIVAKNDKNIFPIVAQSYGFGTVEANTALFGWGKNFQNQLRLIKSIKELTNLKKDVLILNFNESKGWGRKSTIDIWWGGRGGNFALMTFIAHTLKEHHEWKKANIRIMKVVNSEKEAAIFEEAYKKLLKAARLDTEVNIIVNKEQEDFHTLIKENSMFSDLIILGLGIPEEGKEEKTVKRINQITEDLPTTLFVRSMTPKDIWDIG; translated from the coding sequence ATGAGTGAAAGTATCAGAAGATTTAATACGTTCACCGGCGTTTTCGTTCCGACATTGCTATCAATTTTTGGCGTAATTCTATTTTTAAGAACAGGATGGGTAATAGGAAACACAGGCCTAATAGAAGGTATAATTCTTATAACTCTGGCAATGTCCATATCCTTTGTAACCGGCCTCTCTTTATCTTCTATTTCAACAAACAAAGAAGTAGGCGTTGGCGGTGTATATTACATAATTTCAAGAAGCTTAGGATTGGATGTAGGTGGAACAATAGGTATACCTTTATATATTTCTCAAGCAATTTCAGTAGCCTTCTATCTTATAGGTTTTGCTGAATCATTAAGAGGCATATTCCCAAACATCCCGATAACGATAGTAGCAACTGCCGTTCTAATCCTCTTCACCGTAATCGCTTATATCGGTGCAGATTTTGTAATGAAGCTTCAGATAGGTATATTTCTTGCTTTAATTGCCGGTATTTTATCTTTCATATTTAATCCTCACTTCTCTCTAATATCCCAAAATCTTGCTCCTCATTATATTAAGGGTCAAAACTTCTGGACAGTGTTTGCCGTCTTTTTCCCCGCTGTAACAGGAGTAACAGCAGGCATTGCCATGTCAGGAGAGCTTAAAAATCCGAAAAGAGCAATACCGATCGGAATCATATCGGCTCTCCTTGTATCCTATGTAACTTATATATTCATTGCTTATAAACTGGCATGCACCGCACCTTACACTGTTTTGCAAAAAGATACCCTTGTAATGGTTCACAACTCCATATTTCCGTTCCTGGTTTACATTGGCATCTGGATGGCAACTCTCTCCTCAGCTCTAACATTTATAGTGGGAGCACCAAGGACACTACAAGCTCTTGCATTTGACGGTGTTGTTCCTTCCTTTTTTGCAGCAACACTTGGTTCAAAGAAGGAAGAGCCCAGAGCTGGAATAATCATAACGTATATTATTGCCCAGGGCATTCTATTCCTTGGTTCACTTAACCTGGTGGCCTCTATAATTACCATGTTCTTCCTGATAACTTACGCAGTAACCAACCTGGCTGCAGCACTTTACGGACTTCTTAAACCTCCCACATACAGACCTTCTTTCAAAGTTCCCTGGTATATCTCTGCATATGGCGTTGCTGGATCATACATAGTCATGTTTTTAATCAACGCTGGAGCTACTGCTGTTGCTACAATACTTCTGCTTCTTCTATACGGATTCCTCAGACGAAAACAGTATAAACAGGCATGGGGCGATATAAAAACTGGAATTTTAATATCGATAGCAAAATTCGCACTTCTAAAGGTAAACGAAAAAGAGCAGGATCCTAAAGAGTGGAGACCAAACGTTCTTGTATTTTCAGGCAGACCGAAAGAGAGACCTTACCTTGTGGACTTTGCAAGATTTTTATCCTTCAACGATGGCTTAATAAGCCTTGTTAATATCATTTTCTCTTCAGAGGGTGAGAATATAGAAACAAAAAGGCAGGAAGAAACCAAAATTCTTGCAGATTTTATAAAGGAAAATAAGCTTGATTTCTTTCCCAAAGTCATAGTTGCAAAAAATGACAAAAATATATTCCCGATAGTTGCTCAGAGCTACGGATTCGGGACCGTAGAAGCAAATACAGCACTTTTCGGATGGGGTAAAAACTTCCAGAATCAATTAAGGCTTATCAAAAGCATAAAAGAGTTAACAAACCTGAAGAAAGATGTGCTCATTCTGAATTTCAATGAGTCAAAAGGCTGGGGCAGAAAAAGTACAATAGATATCTGGTGGGGCGGAAGAGGCGGAAATTTTGCCTTAATGACATTCATTGCCCACACTTTGAAAGAACACCATGAATGGAAAAAAGCAAACATACGTATAATGAAAGTGGTTAACTCTGAAAAAGAAGCTGCAATTTTTGAGGAAGCATATAAAAAACTTTTAAAAGCGGCAAGACTTGACACAGAGGTTAACATCATAGTTAACAAAGAGCAAGAAGACTTTCATACCTTAATAAAAGAAAATTCTATGTTTTCCGATCTGATAATACTTGGTCTTGGCATTCCTGAAGAAGGAAAAGAAGAAAAAACAGTTAAAAGGATAAACCAGATAACGGAAGACCTACCAACAACATTGTTTGTCAGAAGCATGACACCAAAAGATATATGGGATATAGGATAA